Proteins co-encoded in one Ictalurus furcatus strain D&B chromosome 9, Billie_1.0, whole genome shotgun sequence genomic window:
- the bicc1a gene encoding protein bicaudal C homolog 1-B isoform X3, whose translation MAAQRVPLSGCSQHSDPGSNSERSADSPLPASESDSSGHVSPPNPDWTEERFRVDRKRLETLLLAASEGRVIGGEDFFQKIMDETSTQIAWPSKLKIGAKSKKDPHIKVSGRRDDVREAKERILAVLDTKSKRVTLKMDVSHTEHSHVIGKGGNNIKRVMEETGCHIHFPDSNRNSQGEKSNQVSIAGQSAGVETARAKIRELMSLVLMIECGGFVESLDLGSPVVQHIAQSCGVAITCKPPSHIYGNTAVVRGNQSNAAAVKRAVALLLDHLAGSMSGSVTVSTQLDIAPQHHLSLLGRNAANLKHISQRTGAHIHFPDPSTPSHTHAHTRRSSVYIQGSIDAVCDARQQLMGCLPLVLMFDIKEEAEIEPQCIATLMEQLDVFISIKPKPKQPSKSVIVKSVERNAVNMYEARRLLQALESACGSSPSPPVSSPFPLGTNSVPVNDHSSSSSLLNPVGLDVLASAGLGLSTLGLLGSPDLPAHNGSSDSNSVLNGHGSVPNGPNDVVGTLQSSNHTHTLSPLQGPSLWTNTHTTSGNTAGFSSVLMLQSVAQGSLSGLLLSGVHGYSQNYTQSPSLTHSHTHTHTHTPSPPPGLAPIHKPVSTEQLKTHRPSMYRGISSVSLTESMLEAQEVNGHSHSEALSSKSSSDEGSDTFVEVGMPRSPSHSANGSELKQMLASCSVSSGKRQTVELLQGTKNSHLRSECLLSDSEPDAVTDKRAPGSERAAERNRLAPHAYDYEQKKLLATKAMLKKPVVTEVRTPTNTWSGLGFSKSMPAESIKQLRRASHTAYKPSVNTTGTPLSVSCAGNRETQSIDGDGESWCTRNGSCVRNGSGAGATRTFPSTIGAPERSKSRTAMDQYLSSSNYMECISFMGGSKASCLSSSVKGTDLPELFSTLGLGKYTDVFQQQEIDLQTFVTLTDPDLKELGITTFGARRKMLLAISELNKSRRELFEPSNVRTSFLEGGVNSRLARHFHADVASVSGRW comes from the exons atcATGGATGAAACGAGCACTCAGATCGCCTGGCCTTCCAAACTGAAGATCGGAGCCAAATCCAAAAAAG ATCCTCACATTAAGGTCAGTGGGAGGAGAGATGATGTGCGAGAAGCGAAAGAAAGGATCCTGGCTGTTCTAGACACGAAG AGTAAACGTGTGACGCTGAAGATGGACGTTTCACACACGGAGCACTCGCACGTGATCGGGAAAGGAGGGAACAACATCAAACGTGTGATGGAGGAGACGGGCTGCCACATCCACTTCCCCGACTCCAACAGGAACAGCCAGGGGGAGAAGAGcaaccag gtgtctATAGCAGGGCAGTCAGCAGGAGTGGAAACAGCCAGGGCTAAAATCCGG gaGTTGATGTCATTGGTGTTGATGATTGAGTGTGGCGGATTTGTCGAGTCTCTCGACCTCGGCTCTCCAGTCGTCCAGCACATCGCACAGTCTTGCGGCGTCGCCATTACGTGCAAGCCGCCCTCCCATATCTACGGCAACACCGCCGTCGTCCGTGGCAACCAAAGCAACGCCGCAGCAGTCAAG cgtgCTGTGGCTCTGCTGTTGGATCATCTGGCTGGTTCCATGTCTGGCTCGGTGACGGTCAGCACTCAGCTGGACATCGCGCCTCAGCACCACCTGAGCCTCCTGGGCCGAAACGCCGCCAACCTCAAACACATCAGCCAGCGCACCGGCGCCCACATCCACTTCCCCGATCCCAGCAcgccctcacacactcacgctcACACACGCCGCTCCAGCGTCTACATTCAGGGCAGCATCGACGCCGTGTGTGACGCCAGGCAGCAGCtcatg ggcTGCTTGCCGCTGGTTTTAATGTTCGACATTAAGGAGGAGGCTGAGATCGAGCCCCAGTGCATCGCAACTCTTATGGAGCAGCTAGACGTCTTCATCAGCATTAAACCCAAACCCAAACAACCCAGCAAG tctgtGATTGTAAAGAGCGTGGAGAGAAATGCGGTGAACATGTACGAGGCACGCAGGCTGCTCCAGGCTCTGGAGAGTGCGTGCGGATCCTCTCCCAGTCCCCCCgtttcttctccttttcctcTGGGTACCAACAGCGTCCCTGTTAATGACCACAGCTCCTCCTCGTCACTCCTCAACCCTGTCGGACTGGATGTCTTGGCCTCAGCTGGACTGGGACTAAGCACTCTGG GCCTCTTGGGTTCCCCGGACCTTCCCGCCCATAACGGCTCGTCCGATTCTAACTCTGTTCTAAACGGGCATGGTTCTGTCCCAAATGGACCTAATGATGTAGTCGGGACACTACAGAGCAgcaaccatacacacaccctctctccgTTACAGGGGCCTTCCCTCTGGACCAACACTCACACGACATCAGGCAACACTGCAG GGttctcctctgtcctgatgTTGCAGTCTGTCGCTCAGGGTTCTCTCAGTGGCCTGCTGCTGTCCGGAGTCCACGGTTACAGCCAGAATTACACACAGagtccctctctcacacactcgcacactcacactcacacgcacactcctTCGCCCCCACCGGGACTGGCGCCAATACACaaaccagtgagcacagagcagCTCAAAACACAT aggCCTTCTATGTACAGAGGGATTTCATCCGTGTCACTTACTGAATCCATGCTGGAAGCACAGGAAGTTAACGGGCACAGCCACTCAGAAGCTCTTTCATCCAAATCTAGCTCTGATGAAG GCTCGGACACGTTTGTCGAAGTGGGCATGCCCAGAAGCCCTTCCCACTCAGCCAATGGGAGCGAGCTGAAGCAGATGCTGGCTTCCTGTTCGGTGTCGTCAGGGAAACGGCAGACTGTCGAACTGCTCCAAGGCACCAAGAATTCACATCTCCG atctgAATGTTTATTGTCGGATTCTGAGCCTGACGCTGTAACTGATAAGAGAGCACCAGGCAGCGAGAGAGCAGCAGAGAGGAACAGACTGGCACCTCAT GCCTATGACTATGAACAGAAGAAGCTACTCGCCACTAAAG ccatGCTGAAGAAGCCAGTGGTGACCGAGGTTCGGACCCCGACCAACACGTGGAGCGGGCTCGGCTTTTCCAAGTCCATGCCTGCAGAGAGCATCAAGCAGCTCCGCAGAGCCAGCCATACAGCCTACAAACCCTCAGTTAACACTACG gGCACTCCTCTCTCCGTATCATGCGCAGGGAACAGGGAGACTCAGAGTATCGACGGCGACGGTGAGAGCTGGTGCACGAGAAACGGAAGCTGTGTGAGGAACGGTAGTGGAGCAGGAGCAACACGCACGTTCCCCTCCACCATCGGCGCTCCGGAGAGGAGCAAGAGCAGGACCG CTATGGATCAGTACCTGAGCAGCAGTAACTATATGGAGTGTATCTCGTTCATGGGTGGCAGTAAGGCGTCGTGTCTGAGCTCCTCTGTTAAAGGTACGGACCTGCCCGAGCTCTTCAGCACTCTGGGACTGGGCAAATACACCGACGTCTTCCAGCAGCAGGAG ATTGACCTGCAGACGTTTGTCACGCTGACTGATCCAGACCTGAAGGAATTGGGAATCACGACGTTTGGAGCACGTAGGAAAATGCTGCTGGCTATCTCGG AACTGAATAAGAGCCGACGGGAGCTTTTCGAGCCTTCGAACGTACGCACGTCGTTCCTGGAGGGCGGAGTGAACAGCCGCCTCGCGCGACACTTCCACGCCGACGTGGCCAGCGTGAGCGGGCGCTGGTGA
- the bicc1a gene encoding protein bicaudal C homolog 1-B isoform X1: MAAQRVPLSGCSQHSDPGSNSERSADSPLPASESDSSGHVSPPNPDWTEERFRVDRKRLETLLLAASEGRVIGGEDFFQKIMDETSTQIAWPSKLKIGAKSKKDPHIKVSGRRDDVREAKERILAVLDTKSKRVTLKMDVSHTEHSHVIGKGGNNIKRVMEETGCHIHFPDSNRNSQGEKSNQVSIAGQSAGVETARAKIRELMSLVLMIECGGFVESLDLGSPVVQHIAQSCGVAITCKPPSHIYGNTAVVRGNQSNAAAVKRAVALLLDHLAGSMSGSVTVSTQLDIAPQHHLSLLGRNAANLKHISQRTGAHIHFPDPSTPSHTHAHTRRSSVYIQGSIDAVCDARQQLMGCLPLVLMFDIKEEAEIEPQCIATLMEQLDVFISIKPKPKQPSKSVIVKSVERNAVNMYEARRLLQALESACGSSPSPPVSSPFPLGTNSVPVNDHSSSSSLLNPVGLDVLASAGLGLSTLGLLGSPDLPAHNGSSDSNSVLNGHGSVPNGPNDVVGTLQSSNHTHTLSPLQGPSLWTNTHTTSGNTAGFSSVLMLQSVAQGSLSGLLLSGVHGYSQNYTQSPSLTHSHTHTHTHTPSPPPGLAPIHKPVSTEQLKTHRPSMYRGISSVSLTESMLEAQEVNGHSHSEALSSKSSSDEGSDTFVEVGMPRSPSHSANGSELKQMLASCSVSSGKRQTVELLQGTKNSHLRSECLLSDSEPDAVTDKRAPGSERAAERNRLAPHVQAYDYEQKKLLATKAMLKKPVVTEVRTPTNTWSGLGFSKSMPAESIKQLRRASHTAYKPSVNTTGTPLSVSCAGNRETQSIDGDGESWCTRNGSCVRNGSGAGATRTFPSTIGAPERSKSRTAMDQYLSSSNYMECISFMGGSKASCLSSSVKGTDLPELFSTLGLGKYTDVFQQQEIDLQTFVTLTDPDLKELGITTFGARRKMLLAISELNKSRRELFEPSNVRTSFLEGGVNSRLARHFHADVASVSGRW, translated from the exons atcATGGATGAAACGAGCACTCAGATCGCCTGGCCTTCCAAACTGAAGATCGGAGCCAAATCCAAAAAAG ATCCTCACATTAAGGTCAGTGGGAGGAGAGATGATGTGCGAGAAGCGAAAGAAAGGATCCTGGCTGTTCTAGACACGAAG AGTAAACGTGTGACGCTGAAGATGGACGTTTCACACACGGAGCACTCGCACGTGATCGGGAAAGGAGGGAACAACATCAAACGTGTGATGGAGGAGACGGGCTGCCACATCCACTTCCCCGACTCCAACAGGAACAGCCAGGGGGAGAAGAGcaaccag gtgtctATAGCAGGGCAGTCAGCAGGAGTGGAAACAGCCAGGGCTAAAATCCGG gaGTTGATGTCATTGGTGTTGATGATTGAGTGTGGCGGATTTGTCGAGTCTCTCGACCTCGGCTCTCCAGTCGTCCAGCACATCGCACAGTCTTGCGGCGTCGCCATTACGTGCAAGCCGCCCTCCCATATCTACGGCAACACCGCCGTCGTCCGTGGCAACCAAAGCAACGCCGCAGCAGTCAAG cgtgCTGTGGCTCTGCTGTTGGATCATCTGGCTGGTTCCATGTCTGGCTCGGTGACGGTCAGCACTCAGCTGGACATCGCGCCTCAGCACCACCTGAGCCTCCTGGGCCGAAACGCCGCCAACCTCAAACACATCAGCCAGCGCACCGGCGCCCACATCCACTTCCCCGATCCCAGCAcgccctcacacactcacgctcACACACGCCGCTCCAGCGTCTACATTCAGGGCAGCATCGACGCCGTGTGTGACGCCAGGCAGCAGCtcatg ggcTGCTTGCCGCTGGTTTTAATGTTCGACATTAAGGAGGAGGCTGAGATCGAGCCCCAGTGCATCGCAACTCTTATGGAGCAGCTAGACGTCTTCATCAGCATTAAACCCAAACCCAAACAACCCAGCAAG tctgtGATTGTAAAGAGCGTGGAGAGAAATGCGGTGAACATGTACGAGGCACGCAGGCTGCTCCAGGCTCTGGAGAGTGCGTGCGGATCCTCTCCCAGTCCCCCCgtttcttctccttttcctcTGGGTACCAACAGCGTCCCTGTTAATGACCACAGCTCCTCCTCGTCACTCCTCAACCCTGTCGGACTGGATGTCTTGGCCTCAGCTGGACTGGGACTAAGCACTCTGG GCCTCTTGGGTTCCCCGGACCTTCCCGCCCATAACGGCTCGTCCGATTCTAACTCTGTTCTAAACGGGCATGGTTCTGTCCCAAATGGACCTAATGATGTAGTCGGGACACTACAGAGCAgcaaccatacacacaccctctctccgTTACAGGGGCCTTCCCTCTGGACCAACACTCACACGACATCAGGCAACACTGCAG GGttctcctctgtcctgatgTTGCAGTCTGTCGCTCAGGGTTCTCTCAGTGGCCTGCTGCTGTCCGGAGTCCACGGTTACAGCCAGAATTACACACAGagtccctctctcacacactcgcacactcacactcacacgcacactcctTCGCCCCCACCGGGACTGGCGCCAATACACaaaccagtgagcacagagcagCTCAAAACACAT aggCCTTCTATGTACAGAGGGATTTCATCCGTGTCACTTACTGAATCCATGCTGGAAGCACAGGAAGTTAACGGGCACAGCCACTCAGAAGCTCTTTCATCCAAATCTAGCTCTGATGAAG GCTCGGACACGTTTGTCGAAGTGGGCATGCCCAGAAGCCCTTCCCACTCAGCCAATGGGAGCGAGCTGAAGCAGATGCTGGCTTCCTGTTCGGTGTCGTCAGGGAAACGGCAGACTGTCGAACTGCTCCAAGGCACCAAGAATTCACATCTCCG atctgAATGTTTATTGTCGGATTCTGAGCCTGACGCTGTAACTGATAAGAGAGCACCAGGCAGCGAGAGAGCAGCAGAGAGGAACAGACTGGCACCTCATgtacaa GCCTATGACTATGAACAGAAGAAGCTACTCGCCACTAAAG ccatGCTGAAGAAGCCAGTGGTGACCGAGGTTCGGACCCCGACCAACACGTGGAGCGGGCTCGGCTTTTCCAAGTCCATGCCTGCAGAGAGCATCAAGCAGCTCCGCAGAGCCAGCCATACAGCCTACAAACCCTCAGTTAACACTACG gGCACTCCTCTCTCCGTATCATGCGCAGGGAACAGGGAGACTCAGAGTATCGACGGCGACGGTGAGAGCTGGTGCACGAGAAACGGAAGCTGTGTGAGGAACGGTAGTGGAGCAGGAGCAACACGCACGTTCCCCTCCACCATCGGCGCTCCGGAGAGGAGCAAGAGCAGGACCG CTATGGATCAGTACCTGAGCAGCAGTAACTATATGGAGTGTATCTCGTTCATGGGTGGCAGTAAGGCGTCGTGTCTGAGCTCCTCTGTTAAAGGTACGGACCTGCCCGAGCTCTTCAGCACTCTGGGACTGGGCAAATACACCGACGTCTTCCAGCAGCAGGAG ATTGACCTGCAGACGTTTGTCACGCTGACTGATCCAGACCTGAAGGAATTGGGAATCACGACGTTTGGAGCACGTAGGAAAATGCTGCTGGCTATCTCGG AACTGAATAAGAGCCGACGGGAGCTTTTCGAGCCTTCGAACGTACGCACGTCGTTCCTGGAGGGCGGAGTGAACAGCCGCCTCGCGCGACACTTCCACGCCGACGTGGCCAGCGTGAGCGGGCGCTGGTGA
- the bicc1a gene encoding protein bicaudal C homolog 1-B isoform X2 yields MAAQRVPLSGCSQHSDPGSNSERSADSPLPASESDSSGHVSPPNPDWTEERFRVDRKRLETLLLASEGRVIGGEDFFQKIMDETSTQIAWPSKLKIGAKSKKDPHIKVSGRRDDVREAKERILAVLDTKSKRVTLKMDVSHTEHSHVIGKGGNNIKRVMEETGCHIHFPDSNRNSQGEKSNQVSIAGQSAGVETARAKIRELMSLVLMIECGGFVESLDLGSPVVQHIAQSCGVAITCKPPSHIYGNTAVVRGNQSNAAAVKRAVALLLDHLAGSMSGSVTVSTQLDIAPQHHLSLLGRNAANLKHISQRTGAHIHFPDPSTPSHTHAHTRRSSVYIQGSIDAVCDARQQLMGCLPLVLMFDIKEEAEIEPQCIATLMEQLDVFISIKPKPKQPSKSVIVKSVERNAVNMYEARRLLQALESACGSSPSPPVSSPFPLGTNSVPVNDHSSSSSLLNPVGLDVLASAGLGLSTLGLLGSPDLPAHNGSSDSNSVLNGHGSVPNGPNDVVGTLQSSNHTHTLSPLQGPSLWTNTHTTSGNTAGFSSVLMLQSVAQGSLSGLLLSGVHGYSQNYTQSPSLTHSHTHTHTHTPSPPPGLAPIHKPVSTEQLKTHRPSMYRGISSVSLTESMLEAQEVNGHSHSEALSSKSSSDEGSDTFVEVGMPRSPSHSANGSELKQMLASCSVSSGKRQTVELLQGTKNSHLRSECLLSDSEPDAVTDKRAPGSERAAERNRLAPHVQAYDYEQKKLLATKAMLKKPVVTEVRTPTNTWSGLGFSKSMPAESIKQLRRASHTAYKPSVNTTGTPLSVSCAGNRETQSIDGDGESWCTRNGSCVRNGSGAGATRTFPSTIGAPERSKSRTAMDQYLSSSNYMECISFMGGSKASCLSSSVKGTDLPELFSTLGLGKYTDVFQQQEIDLQTFVTLTDPDLKELGITTFGARRKMLLAISELNKSRRELFEPSNVRTSFLEGGVNSRLARHFHADVASVSGRW; encoded by the exons atcATGGATGAAACGAGCACTCAGATCGCCTGGCCTTCCAAACTGAAGATCGGAGCCAAATCCAAAAAAG ATCCTCACATTAAGGTCAGTGGGAGGAGAGATGATGTGCGAGAAGCGAAAGAAAGGATCCTGGCTGTTCTAGACACGAAG AGTAAACGTGTGACGCTGAAGATGGACGTTTCACACACGGAGCACTCGCACGTGATCGGGAAAGGAGGGAACAACATCAAACGTGTGATGGAGGAGACGGGCTGCCACATCCACTTCCCCGACTCCAACAGGAACAGCCAGGGGGAGAAGAGcaaccag gtgtctATAGCAGGGCAGTCAGCAGGAGTGGAAACAGCCAGGGCTAAAATCCGG gaGTTGATGTCATTGGTGTTGATGATTGAGTGTGGCGGATTTGTCGAGTCTCTCGACCTCGGCTCTCCAGTCGTCCAGCACATCGCACAGTCTTGCGGCGTCGCCATTACGTGCAAGCCGCCCTCCCATATCTACGGCAACACCGCCGTCGTCCGTGGCAACCAAAGCAACGCCGCAGCAGTCAAG cgtgCTGTGGCTCTGCTGTTGGATCATCTGGCTGGTTCCATGTCTGGCTCGGTGACGGTCAGCACTCAGCTGGACATCGCGCCTCAGCACCACCTGAGCCTCCTGGGCCGAAACGCCGCCAACCTCAAACACATCAGCCAGCGCACCGGCGCCCACATCCACTTCCCCGATCCCAGCAcgccctcacacactcacgctcACACACGCCGCTCCAGCGTCTACATTCAGGGCAGCATCGACGCCGTGTGTGACGCCAGGCAGCAGCtcatg ggcTGCTTGCCGCTGGTTTTAATGTTCGACATTAAGGAGGAGGCTGAGATCGAGCCCCAGTGCATCGCAACTCTTATGGAGCAGCTAGACGTCTTCATCAGCATTAAACCCAAACCCAAACAACCCAGCAAG tctgtGATTGTAAAGAGCGTGGAGAGAAATGCGGTGAACATGTACGAGGCACGCAGGCTGCTCCAGGCTCTGGAGAGTGCGTGCGGATCCTCTCCCAGTCCCCCCgtttcttctccttttcctcTGGGTACCAACAGCGTCCCTGTTAATGACCACAGCTCCTCCTCGTCACTCCTCAACCCTGTCGGACTGGATGTCTTGGCCTCAGCTGGACTGGGACTAAGCACTCTGG GCCTCTTGGGTTCCCCGGACCTTCCCGCCCATAACGGCTCGTCCGATTCTAACTCTGTTCTAAACGGGCATGGTTCTGTCCCAAATGGACCTAATGATGTAGTCGGGACACTACAGAGCAgcaaccatacacacaccctctctccgTTACAGGGGCCTTCCCTCTGGACCAACACTCACACGACATCAGGCAACACTGCAG GGttctcctctgtcctgatgTTGCAGTCTGTCGCTCAGGGTTCTCTCAGTGGCCTGCTGCTGTCCGGAGTCCACGGTTACAGCCAGAATTACACACAGagtccctctctcacacactcgcacactcacactcacacgcacactcctTCGCCCCCACCGGGACTGGCGCCAATACACaaaccagtgagcacagagcagCTCAAAACACAT aggCCTTCTATGTACAGAGGGATTTCATCCGTGTCACTTACTGAATCCATGCTGGAAGCACAGGAAGTTAACGGGCACAGCCACTCAGAAGCTCTTTCATCCAAATCTAGCTCTGATGAAG GCTCGGACACGTTTGTCGAAGTGGGCATGCCCAGAAGCCCTTCCCACTCAGCCAATGGGAGCGAGCTGAAGCAGATGCTGGCTTCCTGTTCGGTGTCGTCAGGGAAACGGCAGACTGTCGAACTGCTCCAAGGCACCAAGAATTCACATCTCCG atctgAATGTTTATTGTCGGATTCTGAGCCTGACGCTGTAACTGATAAGAGAGCACCAGGCAGCGAGAGAGCAGCAGAGAGGAACAGACTGGCACCTCATgtacaa GCCTATGACTATGAACAGAAGAAGCTACTCGCCACTAAAG ccatGCTGAAGAAGCCAGTGGTGACCGAGGTTCGGACCCCGACCAACACGTGGAGCGGGCTCGGCTTTTCCAAGTCCATGCCTGCAGAGAGCATCAAGCAGCTCCGCAGAGCCAGCCATACAGCCTACAAACCCTCAGTTAACACTACG gGCACTCCTCTCTCCGTATCATGCGCAGGGAACAGGGAGACTCAGAGTATCGACGGCGACGGTGAGAGCTGGTGCACGAGAAACGGAAGCTGTGTGAGGAACGGTAGTGGAGCAGGAGCAACACGCACGTTCCCCTCCACCATCGGCGCTCCGGAGAGGAGCAAGAGCAGGACCG CTATGGATCAGTACCTGAGCAGCAGTAACTATATGGAGTGTATCTCGTTCATGGGTGGCAGTAAGGCGTCGTGTCTGAGCTCCTCTGTTAAAGGTACGGACCTGCCCGAGCTCTTCAGCACTCTGGGACTGGGCAAATACACCGACGTCTTCCAGCAGCAGGAG ATTGACCTGCAGACGTTTGTCACGCTGACTGATCCAGACCTGAAGGAATTGGGAATCACGACGTTTGGAGCACGTAGGAAAATGCTGCTGGCTATCTCGG AACTGAATAAGAGCCGACGGGAGCTTTTCGAGCCTTCGAACGTACGCACGTCGTTCCTGGAGGGCGGAGTGAACAGCCGCCTCGCGCGACACTTCCACGCCGACGTGGCCAGCGTGAGCGGGCGCTGGTGA